A window of Thermoproteota archaeon contains these coding sequences:
- a CDS encoding rhomboid family intramembrane serine protease gives MFPFKDENPSPITPWVTYGLILFNALVFLWEIAGGPARFELLIYEYGFIPRFFLEDPASNAYRLFTSMFMHGGWLHLLGNMLYLYIFGDNVEA, from the coding sequence TTGTTCCCCTTCAAGGATGAGAATCCCAGTCCGATAACCCCTTGGGTTACCTACGGATTGATCCTATTCAATGCGCTGGTCTTCCTATGGGAAATAGCTGGCGGACCCGCGAGGTTCGAGTTGTTGATCTACGAGTACGGGTTTATCCCTAGGTTCTTCCTTGAGGACCCCGCTTCCAACGCGTACAGGCTCTTCACCTCGATGTTCATGCATGGAGGTTGGCTCCACTTGTTGGGGAATATGCTCTATCTCTATATATTCGGGGATAATGTGGAGGC
- a CDS encoding 2-oxoacid:acceptor oxidoreductase family protein, which translates to MRIEVMISGFGGQGVVLSGAVLSQASVLSNYYAAATYTYGPEARLGSTRSEVVISDEEIDYPKIISPDYWVAMNQMSLNTFSKRYPLDKTTILADSSMIKYFDPVEGKVRAIYKIPATDEAERLGNRLVANMLMLGVFVTVSGIIPLENLKEAIRRMVKPQFIDLNLKAVDRGKEIGESLLKGVKV; encoded by the coding sequence TTGAGGATTGAAGTAATGATCTCGGGCTTCGGTGGTCAGGGTGTTGTGCTATCCGGCGCTGTTTTATCCCAAGCCTCTGTGCTGAGCAACTACTACGCGGCTGCCACCTACACATACGGACCTGAGGCGAGGTTAGGATCCACGAGGTCTGAGGTAGTTATTTCTGACGAGGAAATTGATTATCCTAAAATAATAAGCCCGGACTATTGGGTAGCGATGAATCAGATGTCCCTTAACACCTTCTCCAAGAGGTATCCCTTGGACAAGACCACAATCTTAGCGGACTCCTCGATGATCAAATACTTCGATCCGGTGGAGGGTAAGGTAAGGGCCATCTACAAGATCCCCGCCACTGATGAGGCTGAGAGGCTGGGCAACAGGCTCGTGGCCAACATGCTCATGCTTGGAGTTTTCGTCACGGTCTCCGGGATCATACCCTTGGAGAACTTGAAAGAAGCAATAAGGAGGATGGTGAAGCCGCAATTCATAGATTTGAACTTGAAAGCGGTGGATAGAGGTAAGGAGATCGGTGAGTCCCTCCTCAAAGGGGTGAAAGTTTAA
- a CDS encoding ferredoxin family protein: MASPVKVQQIAVSDKLCKGCYLCIWACPWDVLEISEERNWRGVKKPYAARIDQCRACRLCEWYCPDFALQVIVDEKEEKELLEVEEKYENPWLKRVRKRDEIVRKGVWWLED, from the coding sequence ATGGCATCTCCGGTGAAGGTGCAGCAGATAGCAGTGAGCGATAAACTCTGCAAAGGCTGTTACCTCTGCATCTGGGCCTGCCCATGGGATGTTCTAGAGATAAGCGAGGAAAGAAATTGGAGGGGAGTAAAAAAGCCCTATGCCGCTAGGATAGACCAATGCAGGGCCTGCAGGCTCTGTGAATGGTACTGCCCCGACTTCGCACTCCAAGTCATAGTGGATGAGAAGGAGGAGAAGGAGCTCTTAGAGGTGGAAGAGAAGTATGAGAATCCTTGGTTGAAAAGGGTTAGGAAGAGGGATGAGATCGTTAGAAAGGGGGTGTGGTGGCTTGAGGATTGA